From Vigna unguiculata cultivar IT97K-499-35 chromosome 5, ASM411807v1, whole genome shotgun sequence, the proteins below share one genomic window:
- the LOC114183449 gene encoding E3 ubiquitin-protein ligase At1g63170-like encodes MQNSSENSPASPGPVDPVPFLPQSRQVARRAPLRTAARFFRRASGRRLMLGEASVRVREAAAAEVEERQSEWAYSRPVVAVDVLWNTAFLVIGASVLWRSAAEEPSVPLRTWILGYLVQGMVHSLCVLVEFRRRMMSGNNFRSNVPNHVQWSFSSDSDQEFYYYESSLQGDENSIIKHIESANTMLSFIWWTVGVYWVTLGGQSLTTDAPQLYWVCIAFLSFDVVIVLICVAVACLIGIAVCCCLPCILALLYAVTDQEGATKEEIDQLPKYKFRIIKEGDIEESSRGIMIESETGTATEHVVALEDAECCICLSPYDDGAEIRELPCNHRFHCACIDKWLLINATCPLCKLDILVGNHHHEV; translated from the exons atgcAAAACTCTAGCGAAAATTCTCCAGCTTCCCCTGGGCCGGTGGACCCGGTGCCGTTCCTCCCACAGAGCCGCCAAGTCGCCCGCCGTGCTCCACTGCGGACGGCGGCGAGGTTCTTCCGGCGCGCGAGCGGGCGGCGCCTTATGCTGGGAGAGGCTTCGGTGCGCGTGCGGGAAGCGGCTGCGGCCGAGGTGGAGGAGCGGCAGAGCGAGTGGGCGTACTCGCGGCCGGTGGTGGCGGTGGACGTCCTGTGGAACACGGCGTTTCTGGTGATCGGCGCGTCGGTGCTGTGGCGGAGCGCTGCGGAGGAGCCGAGCGTTCCTCTCAGGACGTGGATTTTGGGGTATTTGGTGCAGGGCATGGTCCACTCTCTCTGCGTCCTGGTTGAGTTCCGAAGGAGAATGATGAGTGGGAACAATTTCCGTTCCAATGTGCCAAACCATGTTCAATGGAGCTTCAGTTCTGACAGTGACCAAGAGTTTTATTATTACGAATCCTCTCTGCAGGGTGATGAAAACAG CATCATAAAACACATAGAGTCAGCAAATACCATGCTTTCATTCATATGGTGGACTGTTGGAGTCTACTGGGTAACTCTTGGTGGCCAGAGTTTGACAACGGATGCACCTCAACTTTACTG GGTCTGTATCGCATTTCTTTCTTTCGACGTTGTGATTGTACTGATCTGTGTTGCTGTTGCATGCCTTATTGGTATTGCTGTTTGCTGTTGTCTACCATGCATCCTTGCTCTCCTGTACGCAGTCACAGATCAG GAAGGGGCAACGAAGGAAGAGATTGACCAGTTGCCAAAATATAAGTTCAGAATAATAAAAGAAGGTGATATTGAAGAATCTTCAAGAGGAATAATGATCGAATCTGAGACTGGGACAGCCACCGAACATGTTGTTGCCTTAGAGGATGCA GAATGCTGTATCTGTCTCTCGCCATATGATGATGGTGCTGAAATCAGAGAACTTCCTTGCAACCACCGTTTTCATTGCGCTTGCATAGACAAATGGCTGCTAATCAATGCTACCTGCCCTCTCTGCAAGCTTGACATTTTGGTTGGCAACCACCATCATGAAGTTTGA